The DNA region CAATAAGATTTAAACAAATATTGTATAAAAGTGGAAGTAGTAAAAAGCCATGTTGACTGGCAAGACCATATAAGACTTCCTGGTGCTGTATGGCTCATAAAAGTAACAGATTACAGTATAGTGTAAACAGAATGCTGTGCCTGCCAGCTGTAAGATATTGGGCCACAGCCAGGGAGACTGTGTGAAAAAGGTGTATTCCCACGTACAGTATACAATCACACAGAAACCAGAGTTACTGATTTATTGAGTAACATACAATAGGCCTGCATACCACCAGGCGTTACATGTAGagatcacaggaggctggtgggaggagctataggaggacgggctcattataGTGGCGGGAATGTAATTAATGGAACGGTAACACATCAAACTTATGGAAACCACAGGTTggactccgttccattaattccattccagccattaaaatgagcccgtcctcctattgctcctcccaccagcctcctctgatcaaatcaaatcaaatcaaattttattggccacatgtacatgtgggtagagttaaagtgactatgcataaataattaacagagtagcagcagcgtagaaggatggggtggggggggcagtgcaaatagtccgggtagccatgattagctgttcaggagtcttatggcttgggggtagaagctgttgagaagtcttttggacctagacttggcactccggtaccgcttgccgtgcagtagcagagagaacagtctatgactagggtggctggagtctttgacagttttgagggccttcctctgacaccgcctggtatggaggtcctggatggcaggaagcttggccccagtgatgtactgggccgtacgcactaccctctgtagtgccttgcggtcggaggccaagcagttgccataccaggcggtgatgcaaccagtcaggatgctctcgatgttgcagctgtagaattttttgaggatctgaggacccatgccaaatcttttcagtctcctgagggggaataggctttgtatTGTAAGTCCTAATTTTATGGGGTTACATTCGGGAGGAAAAACAAAGCTCATTAGGCTTCTGGAGTTGGGTGGGGAATAGTAGCTTTCTTTCCACCATTTTCTTTCAATATTGTTTCTATTTCTTTCAAGATTGTTTGCCTATAATTTTCATATTATCGTATAAGATTGTCTCGAGaatggagagaggaagatagagggtATGACAGTAAAAGCACAAAGGTTACATATTGACAGAAAAAAGAAAGGGGGAGATGTGGGATTCAGGAACATGGTGTGAGTAAGAGAGCCAGGGGTTGGGGGAAGAGGGAGATTAACAGATGTAGTTGTCCAATCTTTGACTTTGTGCTCAACTTTGTGCTCGACTTCATGTAGGCAGAGGCTCAAAGTATACTGGGGTATAGGCCAAATAACTATCTGTACTGAAGATGACATGTTATGTCAGTCCATATACAGTATTTATTTACTAGTTTATGATTTATGATTGACTCTCAGCGCATCAAAGGCACAAACCCATGACATGTAGGTCCTACTCCTAAACCATAGGTGGCGGGGTGGAGAGTTCTGGTTGATGAttccagagaagaagaagagcaaAACACAGAAAAGGACAGTGGAagtctgttttccacctcccAGAACTTAACGCACAACTCGCCGGCATTACTCGGGAAAGACTGCCCTTCCTCTCACCTTGACTGCTATTTTAATTCAAAGGTAAGTGACTAACCACATGTATCTGTTATGTAAGAAAACGACCAGTGTTATGACAATATTAAAGCCCGGATCCGCTGTTGCTTTTCACAACAGAAGCGCAAGCTGGGTCTTCCGGTTTTGAAGACAAAGCTTTGAGTTGTTCCTCGACCTTTCCAAagatacttttggtaatgtagtgtatgtggacatctgctcttcgaacatctcattccaaaatcatgggcattaatgtggagttggtcccccatttgctgctataacagcctccactcttctgggaaggctttccactgttGGAAAGTTGCTGCCTGGATTTGCTCCATTCAGCCGCGAGCATTAGTGtggtcggcactgatgttgggcgattaggcctggcttgcagttggcgttacaattcatcccaaaggtggttgatggggttgaggtcagggctctgtgcaggccagtcaagttcttcaacaccGATCTCGGCAAAACATGAATGTATGGActattctcctggcatccgccaaaccaagaatagtctgttggactgccagatggtaaagtgtgattcatcactccagagaatgcatttccactgctccagagtccaatggcggcgagctttacaccactctagccgacgcttggcattgtgcatagtGATCTTagccttgtgtgcggctgctcggccatggaaacccatttcctgAAGCTCCCGGctaacagtttttgtgctgatgttgcttccagaggcagtttggagctcggtagtgagtgttgcaaccgaggacagacggtttttatgcgctacgcgcttcaacactcagcggtcccgttctgtgagcttgtgtggcctaccactttgcggctgagccgttgttgcacctagacgtttacacttcacaataacaatacttacagttgaccggggcaaatctagtagggcagaaatttgatgaactgacttgttggaaaggtggcatcctatgacggtgccacgttgaaagtcactgagctcttcagtaaggccgttctactgccagtgtttgtctatggagattgcatggatattgctcgattttatacacctgtctgcaacagatgtggctgaaatagccaaatccactcatttgaaggggtgtccacatacttttgtatatgtagtgtatttATAACTAACCCTAGTTCTATCTGTGACCTTTCTGCAGAAGTTCCCCTCCGTTTCCGCTAGCCAGTCTAGCCGCTATCATGTTCATTCAGCCTCTCAAAGTTTGAACTTGAACTTTTCATTAACGTTTGATTAGAATTCTAATGTTAGCTAATCACTTTGGATACACAACATTTAGTCAATTTACTGTTAAATTATGTAGCCAACTGTGTGGTGCAATTTCCAAATTTGATGATACCAGATGCAGTACATTCATAGTGTGCATTTTCAACCCACGTACGAGACTATTCGCACAGCAAGTTCAAGGGACGTTCCATTGACGGGATTGCTAGGGGATCTCATGTCAATCGGATGATTTGAGATCACTGTAGGTATCTTTCGAAGAAAAAACATATCAATTGTCATCAACAACGCCAAGATTAGATGGCCTACAACATTCAGAATGATACATATTGGTGTTTGGCTGTCAAGACGTCGCCTTGACAGATGCCTTACCACTGCTTCGGTTAAGTACAGTGCCATGTGATTAATGAGATGGACAGTAGCTAATCCGATTAGGCAGCTATCCTGCTGCTAGCACCACTAAGCTCACAACAACCAGGAAGGACACTTTTAGGAAAAGGACTACTCATGCAGTGAAAGTCATTTTTAACCACCGCTGACTGAAGTAGCAATAGGTTCTACTGGACCTAGTAGATTTGTATTCAGCAGTCAACAAAGGCCCTCTGATATAGCAAAGCCATTTGGGGCGGTGTTCATGCCTTCATTGGCTTGACCGAAAGTTAGATGGTATCTGAAAAACATTTATCTCAAATGACTGTGAAAGAAACATGCTGATTCACATTTTCAGGCTTTAGAGTTTGCACAATGGACAGATATTGAGGTATCATGTTTATAGGACTGATAGTCTCATCATGATACGAGTGATCTGGTAAGCAttcttaaaaaataaatacaataataagACTTTTCTCCTCCAAAGGTCGAGCACCATGTCCATCCTGAAGATTCATGCCCGGGAGATCTTTGATTCTCGTGGCAACCCCACTGTGGAGGTGGACCTCTACACTGACAAAGGTAATTGTTGTTCTTGGCCTAACACTGCGCGCCTCACAGTTTGGGAACTATTGCATAGGTGATTGTCCAACTTCATGACAAACACTATTTTATCTGtcactcttctctccatctcccagGTCTGTTCAGAGCAGCTGTACCCAGTGGCGCTTCCACTGGTATCTATGAAGCCCTGGAGCTCAGGGACAATGACAAGTCACGCTACCTTGGGAAAGGTGTGTATCTGGGCTTAATATAGTCTAACTGCATAATATGAGTATAATGGAATCTATTTCAGAGAAGCATACTGGGTTGTTGATGTTGCTTGGATTGTTACTTTCTAAATCGCCCATCTGTCTTAATGCTTCTTACACTTCAGCTCCACTGTCACATCAATGTGACGTTCTACCTGCTACAGAGCGCATTATTATTTCAATTCACAAGATCTAATGAATGTGCGTGTCAGCCATCGAGAATTGAATCTCTGCGATTCTTGAGCTTGGTTGCTGCCATTGGACGTGACGCAACGCGAGCGCAACACGTGCAGTATAGCAGCTTTCATTGATTTCACCGGAAGCATTTCCTCTGGCTGATGGCAATGACGCCCGATGGATGCAGTGTAGCAAGGCCCGTTAGTCAGTAATGTTTCATTGTCCTTTCAGGTGTCTCACAAGCCGTGGACCACATTAACTCTACACTTGCACCTGCACTTGTTGGTCAGGTAGGATTAAAACTTTTTTGAGAAGTACAATGACATGGAATGTTGTCTTTGCTCATCTTGATGTCTTATCTTGATGTTTCCCTACCTGGTAAAGATAAATAAGTATAGTGTCCACTCCACTGCCACTCACTCGTAGTTAATGCAGCCCTAGTTCCTCAGTTTAAATGCTATGTGCTAAACTTGTTCGTTCTTCATCTCAGGATGTGTCTGTGGTTGAGCAGGATAAAATCGATCAGATCATGCTTGACATGGATGGCACAGAGAACAAGTGTAAGTTTTTCAGATTAAAATGCAGAGGACATGTTTCTGTCTATTTTATGTTTTACCTAGATAGTTAAATGCACTGATTGTAAGCCACTCTGAATGAGAGTGCCGTcggctaaatgactgtaaatatTTGCCCCTTATGAGGTTATTTTTTATCAATTTCACTTgtattaatttttatttttggCACATATCAGCCAAGTTTGGTGCCAACGCCATCCTGGGTGTTTCCCTGGCGGTGTGTAAGGCTGGTGCAGCAGAGAAAGGTGTCCCCCTGTACCGTCACATCGCTGACCTCGCTGGGAACCCTGAGGTCATCCTGCCCGTGCCGGTGAGTACAGGGTGTGATAACGTCAGTCAAAGACAGTATTTTACTCTTACAGTACTATCAAAGAACAGCTTGTTGTGTATTTACTTTTTGAGAGACCTGGATGGAGAAAATTATCTTTAAATGAATTTAATGGAATCAAATAAATATTTGCTTTCTTATTTCCCAGGCCTTTAACGTGATCAATGGTGGGTCTCACGCGGGCAACAAGCTGGCCATGCAGGAGTTCATGATCCTGCCGGTGGGTGCCAGCACCTTCAAGGAGGCCATGCGTATCGGGGCTGAGGTCTACCACAACCTGAAGAACGTCATCAAGAAGAAGTACGGCCAGGACGCCACCAATGTGGGAGATGAGGGCGGCTTTGCTCCCAACATCCTGGAGAACAAGGAAGGTACGAGAGAGACGTGATCATAGGGTTTTTATTTTCAGCACATAAGAAAGTATATTTATTTTCAGCACAAAGTATATTTTGATACTTTATTGGATTCAGCTCTTTTCCAGACGCTTTACTTTCTAtgggaaactcacctcatccgCCACTAACGTGTAGTAACCACATGATCACAAGGTGTTGccaatgtacactgctcaaaagaataaagggaacacttaaacaacacaatgtaactccaagtcaatcacacttctgtgaaatcaaactgtccacttaggaagcaacactgattgacaataaatttcacatgctgttgtgcaaatggaatagacaacaggtggaaattataggcaattagcaagacacccccaataaaggactggttttgcaggtggtgaccacagaccacttctcagttcctatgcttcctggctgatgttttggtcacttttgaatgctggcggtgctttcactctagtgatagcatgagacggagtctacaacccacacaagtggctcaggtagtgcagctcatccaggatggcacatcaatgcgagctgtggcaagaaggtttgctgtgtctgtcagcgtagtgtccagagcatggaggcgctaccaggagacaggccagtacatcaggagacgtggaggaggccgtaggagggcaacaacccagcagcaggactgaattctccgcctttgtgcaaggaggagcaggaggagcactgccagagccctgcaaaatgacctccagcaggccacaaatgtgcatgtgactgctcaaacggtcagaaacagactccatgagggtggtatgagggcccgacgtccacaggtgggggttgtgcttatagcccaacaccgtgcaggacgtttggcatttgccagagaacaccaagattggcaaattcgccactggcgccctgtgctcttcacagatgaaagcaggttcacactgagcacatgtgacagacgtgacagagtctggagacgccgtggagaacgttctgctgcctgcaacatcctccagcatgaccggtttggcggtgggtcagtcatggtatggagtggcatttctttggggggccgcacagccctccatgtgctcgccagaggtagcctgactgccattaggtaccgagatgagatcctcagacaccttgtgagaccatatgctggtgcggttggccctgggttcctcctaatgcaagacaatgctagacctaatgtggctggagtgtgtcagcagttcctgcaagaggaaggcattgatgctatggactggcccgcccgttccccagacctgactccaattgagcacatctgggacatcatgtttcgctccatccaccaacgccacgttgcaccacagactgtccaggagttggcggatgctttagtccaggtctgggaggagatccctcaggagaccatccgccacctcatcaggagcatgcccaggagttgtagggaggtcatacaggcacgtggaggccacacacactactgagcctcattttgacttgttttaaggacattcgatcaaagttggatcagcctgtagtgtggttttccactttaattttgagggtgactccaaatccagacctccatgggttgataaatttgattttccattgataatttttgtgattttgttgtcagcacattcaactatgtaaagaaaaaagtatttaatattatttaattcattcagatctaggatgtgttattttagtgttccctttaaaAAAAATTCAGCAGTGTATAACAAACCATATTCTAACAAATGAACACCTCTGCTTCATTTTCCACAGCTCTAGAGCTGATCAAAGAGGCCATCAGCAAAGCAGGATACACAGAAGAGGTGGTGATCGGCATGGATGTGGCAGCCTCTGAGTTCTACAGGGATGGTAAATATGACTTGGACTTCAAGTCTCCTGATGACCCAGAGCGTTACATCACTCCTGATGAGCTGGCTGACCTCTACAAGAGCTTCTGCAAGGATTACCCAGGTGTGTGTCCTGTCCTCTCTTGTTTACCTTTGTAGTATTTCAAAAGTATGTAATGTTGTCTCTTGCTGGAGCAGCTTTGTATTTTAATTATTACAAATTCAATGAATCATTTTACACTACAATGGAGATGGGCACTGTGTTGAATATTATGGTTGGCAATTGAAATGAAACTAAGTTACACACATTATGTCCTATTCAATGGTTTAGTCTACTCTAAGGTACAGGACCATGACTTTCCTCTCTGTGATCACTGATCTATGTCCCCTCTGTGACAGTGGTATCCATTGAGGACCCCTTTGACCAGGATGACTGGGAGGCGTGGTCCAACTTCACTGGCAGCACGGAGATCCAAGTGGTGGGTGATGACCTCACAGTGACCAACCCCAAACGCATCACCAAGGCCGTGGAGGACAAGGCCTGCAACTGCCTGCTGCTAAAGGTCAACCAGATTGGCTCTGTGACTGAGTCTCTGGCCGCGTAAGTTTCACCCACTATCTTTACTCCATGGTGACTTCTTCAAGAGGAACTCTGGCCTCAGTTTTTTCTTGCCTTTTTTCGGGGGGGACCCAGACCTGAAAGAATACCTGAGATTTAGGAGTTTATGTAATTATACTATATATTGATGAGCATTAAATTGATATTTTAATGACTGTCAACAAACCGTTATGTCTCATGTGAGTCAAGGCAAGTCAAACAACCTGACAGTTGTAAGTCTAACGTGAGCCTCGCATGATGCAATTTTCCAGCTGTGTGAACTTCTAACCATGTCAAGAGTCTTCTCTCTTCCCGCTGTCCAGGTGCAAGATGGCCCAGTCCAGTGGCTGGGGAGTGATGGTTAGCCATCGCTCTGGGGAGACTGAGGACACCTTCATCGCTGATCTGGTGGTGGGGCTGTGCACTGGACAAGTAAGGAAATACTGTTGGTATACTACTGTATCTGACACTTGTGAATTTAGATGTATTGTTTTGGTACCGGAAATGCAATTTTCATTGTTATGATTCATTTTAAATTATATTTGTTACTGTATTTTAGTTACTGTCTACATTATTGCTGTGTAATTCATGTTGCCCCTGTCTATGTCCAGATTAAGACTGGGGCTCCTTGCCGCTCTGAGCGTCTGGCCAAGTACAACCAGATTCTCAGGTGAGGGTTCATGTCCTTTATAGCCTAATTAATCAATGTTGTGATGCTTGTCATATTTATTCTGCTACATTTCTTTCTTGTTGATCATGGTTTTTACCCATGTAATCCTGCATGGCATCATAACCATTAGGGAAATGTATAATTTTAGTTGACATTTGtacagaatcacctttatttgcTAAATACATTTACTTTCGATTAAGTGAAATGGTGCTGCTACAATAAGAATGTACAGGCCGACAAACAATCACAATACAGTCTGGACACTGAAGTGTAAAAACTACAGACTAAGCTATAAGCTTCATTATAACTAAGTATGTTTTGAATATTGCTTTGTAGTGCTAAAACTGTCTTTTCTCTTGACTCACAGAATTGAAGAGGAATTGGG from Coregonus clupeaformis isolate EN_2021a chromosome 12, ASM2061545v1, whole genome shotgun sequence includes:
- the LOC121578187 gene encoding enolase, whose translation is MSILKIHAREIFDSRGNPTVEVDLYTDKGLFRAAVPSGASTGIYEALELRDNDKSRYLGKGVSQAVDHINSTLAPALVGQDVSVVEQDKIDQIMLDMDGTENKSKFGANAILGVSLAVCKAGAAEKGVPLYRHIADLAGNPEVILPVPAFNVINGGSHAGNKLAMQEFMILPVGASTFKEAMRIGAEVYHNLKNVIKKKYGQDATNVGDEGGFAPNILENKEALELIKEAISKAGYTEEVVIGMDVAASEFYRDGKYDLDFKSPDDPERYITPDELADLYKSFCKDYPVVSIEDPFDQDDWEAWSNFTGSTEIQVVGDDLTVTNPKRITKAVEDKACNCLLLKVNQIGSVTESLAACKMAQSSGWGVMVSHRSGETEDTFIADLVVGLCTGQIKTGAPCRSERLAKYNQILRIEEELGEKAVFAGKNFRNPLA